A single window of Papio anubis isolate 15944 chromosome 8, Panubis1.0, whole genome shotgun sequence DNA harbors:
- the PBK gene encoding lymphokine-activated killer T-cell-originated protein kinase has translation MEGISNFKTPCKLSEKKKSVLNSTPTINIPASPFMQKLGFGTGVNVYLMKRSPRGLSHSPWAVKKINPICNDHYRSVYQKRLMDEAKILKSLHHPNIVGYRAFTEASDGSLCLAMEYGGEKSLNDLIEERYKASRDPFPAAIILKVALNMARGLKYLHQEKKLLHGDIKSSNVVIKGDFATIKICDVGVSLPLDENMTVTDPEACYIGTEPWKPKEALEENGVITDKADIFAFGLTLWEMMTLSIPHVNLSNDDDDDEDKTFDESDFDDEAYYAALGTRPPINMEELNESYQKVIELFSVCTNEDPKDRPSAAHIVGALETDV, from the exons ATGGAAGGGATCAGTAATTTCAAGACACCATgcaaattatcagaaaaaaagaaatctg TATTAAATTCAACTCCAACTATAAATATCCCTGCCTCTCCGTTTATGCAGAAGCTTGGCTTTGGTACTGGGGTAAATGTTTACCTTATGAAAAG atcTCCAAGAGGTTTGTCTCATTCTCCTTGGGCTGTAAAAAAGATTAATCCTATATGTAATGATCATTATCGAAGTGTGTATCAAAAGAGACTAATGGATGAAGCTAAGATTTTGAAAAGCCTTCATCATCCAAACATTGTTG GTTATCGTGCTTTTACTGAAGCCAGTGATGGCAGTCTGTGTCTTGCTATGGAATATGGAGGTGAAAAGTCTCTAAATGACTTAATAGAAGAACGATATAAAGCCAGCCGAGATCCTTTTCCAGCagccataattttaaaagttgctttgAATATGGCAAGAGGGTTAAAG taTCTGCACCAAGAAAAGAAATTGCTTCATGGAGACATAAAGTCTTCAAATGTTGTAATTAAAGGAGATTTTGCAACAATTAAAATCTGTGATGTAGGAGTCTCTCTACCACTGGATGAAAATATGACTG TGACTGACCCTGAGGCTTGTTACATTGGCACAGAGCCATGGAAACCCAAAGAAGCTTTGGAGGAGAATGGTGTTATTACTGACAAGGCAGACATATTTGCCTTTGGCCTTACTCTGTGGGAAATGATGACTTTATCGATTCCACACGTTAATCTttcaaatgatgatgatgatgatgaag ATAAAACTTTTGATGAAAGCGATTTTGATGATGAAGCATACTATGCAGCCTTGGGAACTAGGCCACCTATTAATATGGAAGAACTCAATGAATCATACCAGAAAGTAATTGAACTCTTTTCTGTATGCACTAATGAAGACCCTAAAGATCGTCCTTCTGCTGCACACATTGTTGGAGCTCTGGAAACAGATGTCTAG